One window of Hypanus sabinus isolate sHypSab1 chromosome 18, sHypSab1.hap1, whole genome shotgun sequence genomic DNA carries:
- the LOC132407609 gene encoding RING finger protein 224-like: MFCRKDLAEATQHKDTHHTTDGDLSGCIPTHHKNTECIICYSIYNLTDRLPRKLYCGHTFCQTCLQRLDTMLNGQKWIPCPQCRQNTPCPRGGVIMLELDLGIFLALKAETDSVKTALRPEMDLQHKSKGQLGSQIITEQPAALCQDTPQEPHFSRSPCCTWCAGCCCG, translated from the coding sequence ATGTTCTGCAGGAAGGATCTAGCTGAAGCTACCCAGCATAAGGATACACATCACACCACAGACGGGGATTTATCAGGCTGTATTCCAACTCACCATAAGAATACCGAATGCATTATCTGCTACTCTATCTATAACCTAACTGATAGGTTGCCTCGGAAGCTTTATTGTGGGCATACCTTCTGCCAGACCTGCCTGCAGAGACTAGACACCATGTTAAATGGGCAGAAATGGATCCCATGCCCTCAGTGCCGTCAGAATACCCCGTGCCCTCGTGGTGGTGTCATCATGCTTGAACTAGACTTGGGCATCTTTTTGGCTCTTAAAGCAGAAACAGATTCAGTAAAAACAGCATTGAGACCGGAAATGGATTTACAACATAAATCCAAAGGGCAGCTTGGCTCACAGATTATCACTGAGCAGCCTGCAGCTCTATGTCAAGACACCCCACAAGAACCTCATTTTTCCAGAAGTCCTTGCTGTACTTGGTGTGCTGGGTGCTGCTGTGGCTAA